The following proteins are co-located in the Streptomyces bottropensis ATCC 25435 genome:
- a CDS encoding NAD-dependent epimerase/dehydratase family protein: protein MRVLVAGATGVVGHPLVGALRARGHHVSALVRQGSLGRAPEADEVVVADALDRAAVLSAVSAARPEAVVHQLSALRLLGDDPPGAFALTARLRTEGTAHLVEAAREAGARRLVAQSIAFAAAPAGDPVLDEDAPLYVDAPDPGWASTVRAVAELERRVTGDGPQGVVLRYGTLYGPRTAYARTGATAASVLAGRLPLAGGGAGITSFLHVEDAVGAAVTAVESDATGVFHVTDDDPAPAAQWLPHLARTLAAPSPRTVPAALAPRLLGWFMAHQLNAAHGAANDRARTALGWKPVRASWRDGLGRE from the coding sequence GTGCGTGTACTCGTCGCCGGGGCCACCGGAGTGGTCGGGCATCCGCTGGTGGGCGCGCTCCGGGCGCGGGGCCATCACGTGAGCGCGCTGGTGCGGCAGGGCTCCCTGGGCCGGGCCCCCGAGGCCGACGAGGTGGTGGTCGCCGACGCCCTCGACCGTGCCGCCGTGCTGTCGGCGGTGTCGGCCGCCCGTCCCGAGGCGGTCGTCCACCAGCTGTCGGCCCTGCGGCTGCTGGGCGACGACCCGCCCGGAGCCTTCGCCCTCACCGCGCGGCTGCGCACCGAGGGCACCGCCCATCTGGTCGAGGCGGCCCGCGAAGCCGGCGCGCGCCGGCTGGTCGCCCAGTCCATCGCCTTCGCCGCCGCCCCGGCGGGCGATCCGGTCCTGGACGAGGACGCGCCGCTGTACGTGGACGCCCCCGACCCCGGCTGGGCCTCGACCGTACGGGCCGTCGCCGAGCTGGAACGGCGGGTGACGGGTGACGGCCCGCAGGGGGTGGTGCTGCGCTACGGCACGCTGTACGGCCCGCGCACCGCGTACGCCCGGACCGGCGCGACCGCCGCGTCCGTGCTGGCCGGACGGCTGCCGCTGGCCGGCGGCGGGGCCGGGATCACGTCGTTCCTGCACGTCGAGGACGCGGTGGGGGCGGCCGTGACGGCCGTCGAGTCCGACGCCACCGGGGTGTTCCATGTGACGGACGACGACCCCGCCCCCGCCGCGCAGTGGCTGCCGCACCTCGCCCGGACGCTGGCCGCGCCCTCCCCGCGCACGGTCCCCGCGGCTCTCGCGCCCCGGCTGCTCGGCTGGTTCATGGCCCACCAGCTCAACGCCGCGCACGGCGCCGCCAACGACCGCGCCCGTACGGCCCTCGGCTGGAAGCCGGTCAGAGCGAGCTGGCGCGACGGGCTGGGCCGGGAATGA
- a CDS encoding FAD/NAD(P)-binding protein — protein sequence MTRTDDALALCVIGAGPRGLSVLERICANARGVGRPVEVHLVDPYPPGAGAVWRTDQPGELLMNTVASQVTLFTDDSVDCAGPSVPGPSLYEWACAIRGRDVEDGFGRDVAQALPARAVEEARRLGPDTYPTRAFHGHYLEWVFRHLLRTAPAHVTVRTHRTTAVALTDEAETGHDEDTANPPQRVTLANGRRLAGLDAVVLALGHGAVTPSPEERALRAFADRHHLVHVAPANPADTDLSRVAPGTPVALRGLGLNFFDCLALLTEGRGGTFKEGESGLVYLPSGNEPVLYAGSRRGVPYHARGENEKGALGRHEPRFLTPDVIAGLRRRVAEGRPLGFRRDLWPLVDREVRTVHHEARIRAARGAEAAEEFVRSCLADPDGRGEAALLDRHAVPPGERWDWERIERPYGERKFAGRADFRDWLLAYLRRDVAEARRGNVRGPLKAALDALRDLRNEIRLVVDHGGVSGDSYRAELDGWYTPLNAFTSIGPPAFRIEQLIALIEAEVVQVLGPGMRVRAWTSGADAVAGTGEGGFLVDAESVDEPPVRVTALIEARLPAVDLRRSTDPLLRGLLASGACGPYRLAGAPGHEPGGLAVTDGPPRLVDAAGRPHPRRFAFGVPVEGVRWVTAVGIRPGVGSVTLEDSDAIARAALGLGPEPGSAPGPTAEAGSHETAVVPSPHRTSGTRSRGA from the coding sequence ATGACCCGAACCGATGACGCCCTCGCCCTCTGCGTGATCGGCGCCGGTCCGCGCGGCCTCTCCGTGCTGGAGCGGATCTGCGCCAACGCGCGAGGGGTCGGGCGGCCGGTCGAGGTCCACCTCGTCGATCCGTACCCGCCGGGCGCGGGCGCGGTCTGGCGCACGGACCAGCCGGGCGAGCTGCTGATGAACACGGTCGCCTCGCAGGTGACCCTGTTCACCGACGACAGCGTGGACTGCGCGGGACCCTCGGTGCCGGGACCGAGCCTCTACGAGTGGGCGTGCGCGATCCGCGGCAGGGACGTCGAGGACGGCTTCGGCCGGGACGTCGCACAGGCCCTGCCCGCACGGGCGGTGGAGGAGGCCCGGCGGCTCGGCCCCGACACCTATCCGACCCGCGCGTTCCACGGCCACTACCTGGAATGGGTCTTCCGGCACCTGCTGCGCACGGCCCCCGCGCACGTGACGGTCCGCACCCACCGGACGACGGCTGTCGCACTCACCGACGAGGCCGAAACCGGGCACGACGAGGACACCGCGAACCCGCCGCAGCGGGTGACACTGGCGAACGGCCGGCGCCTGGCGGGGCTGGACGCGGTGGTGCTCGCCCTCGGCCACGGCGCTGTGACGCCGTCGCCGGAGGAACGCGCCCTACGCGCCTTCGCCGACCGCCACCACCTCGTCCACGTGGCCCCCGCGAACCCGGCCGACACCGACCTGAGCCGTGTCGCGCCGGGCACGCCGGTCGCCCTGCGGGGACTGGGCCTGAACTTCTTCGACTGCCTGGCCCTGCTCACCGAGGGCCGCGGCGGCACCTTCAAGGAGGGCGAGTCCGGTCTCGTGTACCTCCCGAGCGGCAACGAGCCCGTGCTGTACGCCGGTTCACGGCGCGGGGTGCCGTACCACGCCCGGGGCGAGAACGAGAAGGGCGCGCTCGGCCGCCACGAGCCGCGCTTCCTGACCCCGGACGTCATCGCGGGGCTGCGGCGCCGCGTGGCCGAAGGGCGCCCGCTCGGCTTCCGCCGGGACCTCTGGCCGCTCGTCGACCGCGAGGTACGGACCGTCCACCACGAGGCACGGATCCGCGCCGCCCGGGGAGCGGAGGCGGCCGAGGAGTTCGTACGGTCGTGCCTCGCGGACCCGGACGGGCGGGGTGAGGCGGCCCTGCTCGACCGTCACGCGGTCCCGCCCGGCGAGCGCTGGGACTGGGAACGGATCGAACGCCCTTACGGAGAGCGGAAATTCGCGGGCCGCGCCGACTTCCGGGACTGGCTGCTGGCGTATCTGCGCCGGGATGTCGCCGAGGCCCGTCGCGGCAATGTGCGCGGTCCGTTGAAGGCGGCGCTGGACGCCCTGCGGGACCTGCGCAACGAGATCCGGCTCGTCGTCGACCACGGCGGAGTCTCCGGCGACTCGTACCGCGCCGAACTCGACGGCTGGTACACCCCGTTGAACGCCTTCACCTCGATCGGCCCGCCGGCCTTCCGCATCGAGCAGCTGATCGCGCTGATCGAGGCGGAGGTCGTCCAGGTGCTCGGCCCGGGGATGCGGGTACGGGCGTGGACGTCCGGTGCCGACGCGGTGGCGGGCACCGGCGAGGGCGGTTTCCTCGTGGACGCCGAGTCGGTGGACGAACCCCCGGTGCGGGTCACCGCCCTGATCGAGGCCCGGCTGCCCGCCGTGGACCTGCGGCGGAGCACCGACCCGCTGCTCCGGGGGCTGCTCGCGTCCGGCGCCTGCGGCCCGTACCGGCTGGCGGGCGCGCCGGGGCACGAGCCCGGCGGGCTGGCGGTCACCGACGGCCCGCCCCGGCTGGTGGACGCGGCGGGCCGGCCGCACCCGCGCCGGTTCGCCTTCGGGGTGCCGGTGGAGGGGGTGCGCTGGGTGACGGCGGTCGGCATCAGGCCCGGCGTCGGTTCGGTGACGCTGGAGGACTCGGACGCGATCGCGCGTGCGGCGCTGGGGCTGGGGCCGGAACCCGGGTCGGCGCCGGGGCCGACGGCGGAGGCCGGGAGCCACGAGACCGCCGTCGTTCCGTCCCCGCATCGGACATCAGGCACGAGGAGTCGAGGAGCGTGA